One window from the genome of Anaerotruncus rubiinfantis encodes:
- a CDS encoding nucleoside hydrolase → MIYKQPGFPVPPEKMIRVITSTDAKNEADDQYAIVQTLLSPRFDNRGIVAAHFGQEKSVASMLDSYHEVEKLFGLMGLEPQILRKGAEHALPDEQTPVPSEGARLIIEEALREDARPFYVTVLGPLTDLASACLLCPEIVGRFTAIWIGGGRYPKGGMEYNLKNDLHAANVVMDAGLDLWQVPEDVYQQMLVSLAELRVRVKPHGAIGDYLFTQMVEWGQTYFGKRSSLRTGECWYLGDSPVVGLMLNEHPNDYDLVPAPHIAPDMTYQPSKSEHMIRVYRRIDSRFVLEDLYAKLQLFIEEPGEMIY, encoded by the coding sequence ATGATTTATAAACAGCCGGGTTTTCCCGTGCCCCCGGAAAAAATGATCCGCGTCATCACCAGCACCGACGCCAAAAATGAGGCGGATGACCAATATGCCATTGTGCAGACCCTCCTGAGCCCGCGGTTCGACAACCGCGGGATCGTCGCCGCCCATTTTGGGCAGGAGAAATCCGTCGCGAGCATGCTGGACAGCTATCACGAAGTGGAAAAGCTCTTTGGGCTGATGGGGTTGGAACCACAGATCCTGCGCAAAGGCGCGGAGCACGCCCTGCCGGACGAACAGACGCCGGTCCCTTCGGAAGGCGCACGGCTTATCATCGAAGAAGCGCTGCGGGAGGACGCCAGACCGTTTTATGTCACCGTGCTGGGCCCGCTGACCGACCTTGCAAGCGCCTGCCTGCTCTGTCCCGAGATTGTGGGGCGCTTCACCGCCATCTGGATCGGTGGCGGACGTTATCCGAAGGGCGGTATGGAGTACAACCTCAAAAACGACCTGCATGCCGCAAATGTGGTGATGGACGCGGGGCTTGACCTGTGGCAGGTGCCGGAGGATGTTTATCAGCAGATGCTGGTGTCACTGGCCGAACTGCGGGTGCGGGTGAAGCCGCATGGGGCGATTGGGGATTACCTGTTCACCCAGATGGTCGAATGGGGACAGACCTATTTTGGCAAACGCAGTTCGCTGCGCACCGGCGAATGCTGGTATCTGGGTGACTCGCCGGTCGTTGGGCTGATGCTCAATGAGCATCCGAACGATTACGATCTGGTTCCAGCGCCGCATATAGCGCCGGATATGACCTATCAGCCCTCGAAAAGCGAGCATATGATCCGGGTTTACCGCCGGATTGACAGCCGTTTCGTGCTGGAGGATCTCTACGCGAAGCTGCAGCTCTTCATCGAAGAGCCCGGGGAAATGATCTATTGA
- a CDS encoding TRAP transporter large permease, whose product MNIVVGCLVIMLTLLLLSVPVFASIISGVAFYFAMNTTVPTQIIAQRMISGVESIPLLAIPFFVCAGIVMNYSGITKRVMDFCVVLTRRMYGGLAQVNVLLSTLMGGMSGSNLADAAMEAKMLVPEMEKAGFSNAFSSVVTATSSIITPLIPPSIGLIIYGSLANISIGKLFVAGISPGLLLCLSMMILVTIISKKRGYQPPATEPLPKGAFWEAFKKAAAPLCMPVIIIGSIRCGICTATEAGSVAILYSFILGIVYRELNARIIFKVMKETVITTAGILLIVSTASSFGWVLTKEGVPQFLANVVLGAISNKYVFMLIVNFLLLIMGMFMEGTAIQLILVPLLAPIAVSMGIDPIHFAIAFAFNLGIGCLSPPLGTVMFVTCGITKCKIKDFVIEAIPFYIMAIICLLLLIFVEPLSLFFVNLIY is encoded by the coding sequence ATGAATATCGTTGTTGGCTGCCTTGTGATCATGCTGACCCTGCTCCTGCTCAGCGTCCCGGTCTTCGCTTCGATCATCTCGGGCGTGGCGTTCTATTTTGCCATGAATACGACCGTGCCGACCCAGATCATCGCGCAGCGGATGATCTCAGGGGTGGAGAGCATCCCGCTTTTGGCGATTCCATTTTTTGTCTGCGCCGGTATTGTCATGAACTATTCCGGTATCACCAAACGCGTCATGGACTTCTGCGTGGTGCTCACCCGCAGGATGTACGGCGGCCTTGCGCAGGTGAACGTCCTGCTTTCCACCCTGATGGGCGGCATGTCCGGCTCGAACCTGGCGGACGCCGCGATGGAGGCCAAAATGCTCGTTCCGGAGATGGAAAAGGCGGGATTTTCGAACGCGTTTTCTTCGGTCGTCACGGCGACCTCTTCGATCATCACGCCGCTCATCCCGCCCTCGATCGGGCTTATCATCTATGGTTCGCTTGCGAACATCTCGATTGGAAAGCTGTTTGTGGCGGGAATCAGCCCCGGGCTGCTCCTGTGCCTTTCGATGATGATTCTCGTGACCATCATTTCCAAAAAGCGCGGCTACCAGCCCCCCGCGACCGAGCCGCTGCCGAAGGGTGCGTTTTGGGAGGCGTTCAAGAAAGCGGCCGCTCCGTTATGTATGCCGGTCATCATCATCGGAAGCATCCGCTGCGGCATCTGCACCGCGACCGAAGCCGGTTCGGTGGCAATCCTCTATTCGTTCATCCTGGGAATTGTTTACCGGGAGCTGAACGCCAGGATCATTTTCAAGGTTATGAAGGAGACGGTCATCACCACGGCGGGCATCCTGCTCATCGTCAGCACGGCCTCCTCGTTCGGATGGGTTCTGACCAAGGAAGGAGTCCCGCAGTTTTTGGCGAATGTGGTCCTGGGCGCCATCTCCAACAAATATGTATTCATGCTGATCGTCAACTTCCTGCTGCTTATCATGGGCATGTTCATGGAAGGCACGGCCATCCAGCTGATTCTGGTCCCGCTGCTCGCGCCGATCGCGGTTTCGATGGGCATCGACCCAATCCACTTTGCGATTGCCTTTGCCTTTAACCTCGGCATCGGCTGCCTGTCTCCGCCGCTCGGCACGGTCATGTTTGTGACCTGCGGTATTACAAAGTGCAAGATCAAGGACTTTGTCATAGAGGCGATCCCGTTTTATATCATGGCAATCATCTGCCTGCTGCTGCTCATCTTTGTGGAGCCGCTGTCGCTCTTCTTTGTCAATCTGATCTATTAA
- a CDS encoding TRAP transporter small permease — MKTQKVKILKAILNIDLFIAIAAATVLILITFAGVLFRYFLNSPLVWVEEVQLACFIWILFFGASAAIRNGGHVSVDVFVDMMGPKQRKAITWFVYIAVTVVLLFLLFNGYKLFLQMLAMNRRTDTLKIPSAAIYSAMPISCLLMLINFAGMRFAPQIFSDEEEDT, encoded by the coding sequence ATGAAGACGCAAAAGGTTAAGATTCTAAAGGCTATTTTAAACATCGATCTTTTCATCGCGATTGCCGCGGCGACAGTTCTGATCCTCATCACCTTTGCAGGTGTGCTGTTCCGTTATTTCCTGAACTCCCCGCTTGTCTGGGTGGAGGAGGTCCAGCTGGCCTGCTTTATATGGATCCTGTTTTTTGGCGCAAGCGCGGCCATCCGCAACGGCGGCCACGTGTCGGTGGACGTCTTTGTGGATATGATGGGCCCGAAGCAGCGTAAGGCAATCACCTGGTTTGTCTATATTGCTGTGACGGTGGTATTGCTGTTTTTACTGTTCAATGGTTACAAGCTCTTCTTACAGATGCTTGCGATGAACCGCCGTACGGACACCCTGAAAATCCCCAGCGCGGCAATCTATTCGGCCATGCCGATCTCCTGCCTGCTGATGCTGATCAATTTCGCGGGCATGCGGTTTGCGCCGCAGATATTCTCGGATGAGGAGGAGGACACATGA
- a CDS encoding C4-dicarboxylate TRAP transporter substrate-binding protein has product MKKTLAILLSALMLVTLIVGCGGSDAAPSSSAAPAAPAAPAASSEAAPAAPEVTLSIGYENNPGETIDLAANEWKRLLEERSGGTMKVELYPSSQLGSKNDLVDQMIAGDSVITLGDGGMFADRGVPDFSISVAYGVFDTWDQVWKLVDSDWFAEQSKQLEEKVGLKILAANWIYGERHILSTKPVRSLADMKGLKIRVPTANMHVVAFQLMDASSVSMNLGEVYTALQQGVIDALENPLSVLYNGKYQEVAKYLTLDGHSKATTTWFCGTTFYNSLTPEQQQWLCETAEEAGLFNNDLALASDAEMIEKFKAEGVEIIELTDAEKAEFLAPMKELFQSSEIAKTVSPGLYDTVMGIING; this is encoded by the coding sequence ATGAAAAAAACGCTTGCCATTTTATTGTCAGCATTGATGTTGGTAACCCTGATCGTGGGATGCGGCGGCTCGGACGCTGCGCCTTCCAGCAGCGCGGCTCCGGCCGCACCGGCAGCTCCGGCTGCATCCTCCGAAGCGGCCCCGGCCGCCCCGGAAGTGACCCTTTCGATCGGCTACGAGAACAATCCCGGTGAAACGATCGACCTCGCGGCCAACGAGTGGAAACGCCTGCTCGAAGAAAGAAGCGGCGGCACCATGAAGGTGGAACTCTATCCCTCCAGCCAGCTCGGCAGCAAAAACGATCTGGTTGACCAGATGATCGCGGGCGACTCGGTCATCACGCTGGGCGACGGCGGCATGTTTGCCGACCGCGGCGTGCCGGATTTCTCGATCTCGGTTGCATACGGCGTGTTTGACACCTGGGATCAGGTCTGGAAACTGGTCGATTCCGACTGGTTTGCAGAGCAGTCCAAACAGCTCGAAGAAAAGGTCGGCCTGAAAATCCTGGCCGCCAACTGGATCTATGGCGAACGTCATATCCTCTCAACCAAACCGGTTCGTTCGTTGGCTGATATGAAGGGCCTCAAGATCCGCGTCCCAACCGCCAATATGCATGTGGTTGCGTTCCAGCTGATGGACGCGAGCTCGGTTTCGATGAACCTGGGCGAGGTTTACACCGCTCTGCAGCAGGGCGTCATCGACGCGCTGGAGAATCCGCTTTCGGTCCTGTATAACGGAAAATATCAGGAAGTTGCGAAATACCTGACCCTGGACGGCCATTCGAAGGCCACCACCACCTGGTTCTGCGGCACCACCTTCTATAACTCCCTCACACCGGAGCAGCAGCAGTGGCTCTGTGAGACCGCTGAAGAAGCCGGCCTTTTCAACAATGACCTCGCGCTGGCCTCGGATGCGGAGATGATCGAGAAATTCAAGGCAGAAGGCGTTGAAATCATCGAGCTCACCGACGCAGAGAAAGCCGAATTCCTGGCGCCGATGAAGGAACTGTTCCAGTCCTCGGAAATTGCAAAAACCGTGAGCCCGGGCCTTTATGACACTGTCATGGGGATCATCAATGGCTAA
- a CDS encoding L-fucose/L-arabinose isomerase family protein, translating into MLDDLGYGYVMVSEQDTHLGAVLTYEEAKTCASLFKKHADEISGIIAVLPNFGEELGVAEAIDLAGLGVPVLVQACDDDFDKLDMANRRDAFCGKISLCNNLYQRGIRYTETTTHTCKIDSPAFREDLERFAAVCRVVTGLRGSRIAMLGARPVAFNTVRFSEKILQRLGVSVQTVDMSEILFDAINWPDGEAVREKEAAIRAYGKIPDSIANEKITRQAKLCLAIEARVASLDCQASTVQCWDSVENNYGCATCLAMSMMGEAGRPSACESDVTGAVSMLAAYLAAGSAPALMDWNNNVREERDRCISLHCSNFPKSFFQNEEMEIECLDVLGSTLGKDRCFGACKAQVAPGPMTYLRITTDDQQGIAKAYVGEGDFTGEPLQTKGGLANCHVPGLQELMKYICKNGFEHHVCFVRGHVADILQEALENYLGVQVYRHRA; encoded by the coding sequence TTGCTTGACGACCTTGGCTACGGGTATGTGATGGTTTCCGAGCAGGACACCCACCTCGGCGCGGTGCTCACTTATGAAGAGGCAAAAACCTGTGCCTCGCTCTTCAAAAAGCACGCGGACGAAATCAGCGGTATCATCGCGGTGCTGCCGAATTTTGGAGAGGAGCTCGGCGTGGCGGAGGCGATCGACCTGGCAGGGCTCGGCGTTCCAGTACTGGTGCAGGCATGCGACGACGATTTTGACAAGCTCGACATGGCCAACCGCCGGGACGCTTTCTGCGGAAAGATTTCGCTTTGCAACAACCTCTACCAGCGTGGCATCCGCTATACCGAAACCACCACCCACACCTGCAAAATTGACAGCCCCGCTTTCCGGGAGGACCTGGAACGTTTCGCGGCAGTCTGCCGGGTTGTGACCGGCTTGAGAGGTTCGCGCATCGCCATGCTCGGCGCAAGGCCGGTGGCGTTTAACACGGTGCGGTTCTCCGAAAAAATCCTGCAGCGGCTTGGCGTGAGCGTGCAGACGGTGGACATGTCGGAGATCCTCTTTGACGCGATCAACTGGCCGGACGGCGAAGCGGTTCGGGAAAAGGAAGCCGCGATCCGCGCCTATGGGAAAATTCCGGACTCCATTGCGAATGAAAAGATTACCCGGCAGGCAAAGCTCTGCCTTGCGATTGAGGCGCGTGTCGCTTCGCTCGACTGCCAGGCGAGCACCGTACAGTGCTGGGACAGCGTGGAAAACAACTACGGCTGCGCCACCTGCCTTGCGATGAGCATGATGGGCGAAGCGGGCAGGCCGAGCGCCTGTGAAAGCGATGTGACCGGCGCTGTGAGCATGCTGGCGGCCTATCTCGCGGCGGGAAGCGCCCCGGCGCTTATGGATTGGAACAACAATGTCCGCGAGGAACGCGACCGCTGTATTTCGCTGCACTGCTCGAATTTCCCGAAATCCTTTTTCCAAAACGAGGAGATGGAGATCGAATGTCTGGACGTGCTGGGCAGCACGCTTGGAAAAGACCGGTGCTTCGGCGCCTGCAAGGCACAGGTCGCGCCCGGTCCGATGACCTACCTGCGGATCACCACCGATGATCAGCAGGGGATTGCGAAGGCATATGTCGGGGAAGGGGACTTCACCGGCGAACCGCTGCAGACCAAGGGCGGCCTTGCAAATTGTCATGTGCCGGGACTGCAGGAGCTTATGAAATACATCTGCAAGAACGGATTCGAGCATCATGTCTGCTTTGTGCGCGGGCATGTGGCGGACATCCTGCAGGAGGCGCTCGAAAATTATCTTGGCGTCCAGGTCTACCGCCATCGGGCATAG
- the tnpA gene encoding IS200/IS605 family transposase: protein MVFAPKYRRKAFYGENRAEIGKILRELCRWKEINIIEAEVCLDHIHMLIEIPPKMSVAGFVGFLKGKSSLIIFERHANLKYKYGNRTFWRRGYYVDTAGKNAARIAEYIQNQLKEDQVEDQMTLKEYNDPFTGSR from the coding sequence ATAGTGTTTGCGCCAAAGTATCGTAGGAAGGCGTTCTATGGAGAGAATAGAGCTGAGATAGGGAAGATATTGCGAGAATTATGCAGATGGAAAGAAATTAACATTATAGAAGCAGAGGTATGCCTCGACCACATACACATGCTGATAGAAATACCACCCAAAATGAGTGTAGCGGGGTTTGTAGGGTTCCTCAAAGGTAAAAGCAGCTTAATCATATTCGAGCGGCATGCCAATTTGAAGTATAAGTATGGGAATAGAACATTTTGGCGTAGAGGGTATTACGTTGATACAGCCGGTAAGAATGCCGCAAGAATAGCAGAGTACATACAAAATCAACTTAAAGAAGATCAAGTTGAAGACCAGATGACACTCAAAGAATATAACGACCCGTTTACGGGTAGTAGATAA
- a CDS encoding alpha/beta hydrolase: protein MICAEYDYLCPEDALFARKLADAGVASRLLLYKGVPHAFAEMLGIAPHAQDCLDEVCAAIRGTD, encoded by the coding sequence ATGATCTGCGCGGAGTACGACTACCTGTGTCCGGAGGATGCGCTTTTTGCGCGGAAGCTTGCGGATGCGGGAGTGGCGTCTCGGCTGCTCCTCTATAAAGGTGTCCCTCACGCTTTTGCAGAGATGCTGGGGATAGCGCCTCACGCACAGGACTGCCTTGACGAGGTCTGCGCCGCGATTCGCGGTACGGATTGA
- a CDS encoding alpha/beta hydrolase fold domain-containing protein — protein sequence METIREEVLPNGLVSIIRQSPGHRRGTLDPSVYPICRKAPELVYPADPDRLAEGDIEALRAQMGFPSRDLSDGVRVDRRILHSAKDEIPLSVYRCGGLLRPPPALFLHGGGFLAGSAELYDNLCKYVAAKARCTVIAPDYRLAPENPFPACPRFWRRTFMGCLRSR from the coding sequence ATGGAAACCATCCGAGAAGAAGTTCTGCCAAACGGGCTTGTTTCGATCATCCGGCAGAGCCCCGGACATCGGCGCGGGACGCTTGACCCGTCGGTCTATCCCATCTGCAGGAAAGCGCCGGAGCTCGTTTATCCGGCGGACCCTGACCGGCTCGCTGAAGGGGATATCGAAGCCCTGCGCGCGCAGATGGGTTTCCCAAGCAGGGATCTGTCGGACGGGGTGCGGGTGGACAGGCGGATTCTGCACTCCGCTAAAGATGAAATCCCCCTGAGCGTTTACCGCTGCGGCGGCCTGTTACGGCCGCCGCCCGCGCTTTTTCTGCATGGCGGCGGCTTTTTGGCGGGCTCCGCCGAGCTTTATGACAATCTTTGCAAATACGTTGCAGCGAAAGCCCGTTGCACCGTGATAGCGCCCGATTACCGGCTCGCTCCGGAGAACCCCTTCCCGGCGTGTCCCCGCTTCTGGCGGCGGACTTTCATGGGTTGCCTCCGCTCACGATGA
- a CDS encoding YjiH family protein — translation MEDKNVAVKSEPAAPSDVCPAVGTMIEGVNTPSAYTKFLLCSFAGLALFLIPIKWNGDWTIGVSILSDSLMVYIEPVIAWLCVTITPVSAILSLLAKLAKPRFIMEHKMMKDLFDVEWFWVIIRALGGIFIVMVFLQVGPEFIVGELTGTVAYNMVVWLGGLITLCTWLIVFLTDFGFMEFCGVMAEKIMRPVFKLPGRSALDCIASWLAAPPVAVMITVGQYEDGYYTDREASVVSTCFSLVGISAVLVHIQNLHLKHYFFPIYGTVCIAGVACAIICARIYPLGTKKDTYYKGVCNAVPQQLPANTSRFSFAMNRGLAKAQSVKSAGPLARLCLKNTADIWIGLTPVIMALATIALILAEYTPVFDILSYPFVPLLNLLQIPEAAAVAPTFLIGFPDQLMAAVVGGATVTSEYSRIVIAIVSLNQLIYMSETGALLMKSSLSINFKQLVIIFLERTIITLPFAMIAAHLLTA, via the coding sequence ATGGAGGATAAAAATGTTGCGGTAAAATCTGAGCCAGCTGCCCCGTCGGATGTCTGTCCCGCCGTTGGAACAATGATCGAGGGGGTCAACACCCCTTCTGCCTACACAAAGTTCCTTCTCTGTTCATTTGCCGGCCTTGCGCTGTTTTTGATCCCGATAAAATGGAACGGGGACTGGACGATCGGCGTCAGCATCCTTTCGGATTCGCTGATGGTCTATATCGAGCCAGTCATCGCCTGGCTCTGTGTCACCATCACCCCGGTTTCCGCAATTCTGAGCCTGCTCGCCAAACTTGCGAAGCCCAGATTCATCATGGAACATAAGATGATGAAGGACCTGTTCGACGTCGAGTGGTTCTGGGTCATCATCCGTGCGCTGGGCGGTATTTTCATTGTCATGGTCTTTTTGCAGGTCGGGCCCGAATTCATCGTCGGGGAACTGACCGGAACCGTTGCTTACAATATGGTCGTCTGGCTCGGCGGTCTGATCACCCTGTGCACCTGGCTGATCGTATTCCTCACCGACTTCGGTTTCATGGAGTTCTGCGGCGTCATGGCGGAAAAGATCATGCGTCCGGTATTCAAGCTGCCGGGCCGTTCGGCGCTCGACTGCATCGCCTCCTGGCTCGCGGCGCCGCCGGTCGCGGTCATGATTACCGTCGGCCAGTATGAGGACGGCTACTATACCGACCGCGAAGCGAGTGTCGTGTCCACCTGCTTCTCGCTGGTGGGCATATCGGCGGTGCTCGTACACATCCAAAATCTGCATCTGAAGCATTATTTCTTCCCGATTTACGGCACCGTCTGCATCGCCGGCGTTGCCTGCGCAATCATCTGCGCGCGTATCTACCCGCTCGGTACCAAAAAGGACACCTATTATAAAGGCGTCTGCAATGCGGTTCCGCAGCAGCTCCCGGCAAATACCTCGCGTTTTTCGTTCGCAATGAACCGAGGCCTGGCAAAAGCGCAATCGGTCAAGTCTGCGGGTCCGCTCGCCAGGCTCTGCCTGAAGAACACCGCCGACATCTGGATCGGGCTGACCCCGGTCATCATGGCGCTGGCCACCATCGCGCTCATTCTGGCGGAGTACACGCCGGTGTTTGATATCCTTTCATATCCTTTTGTCCCGCTTCTGAACCTTCTGCAGATTCCGGAAGCCGCGGCGGTTGCGCCGACCTTTCTGATCGGTTTTCCGGATCAGCTGATGGCGGCTGTCGTGGGCGGCGCGACGGTAACTTCTGAATATTCCCGCATTGTCATCGCGATCGTTTCTTTGAACCAGCTCATTTATATGTCGGAAACTGGCGCGCTTCTGATGAAATCCTCGCTTTCGATCAACTTTAAGCAGCTTGTGATCATCTTCCTCGAGCGGACCATCATCACCCTGCCGTTCGCGATGATCGCGGCGCACCTGCTGACCGCGTGA
- a CDS encoding arginase family protein codes for MQANYDVNFNTDANAKYKYGFIGTEWDQGGCIGPSGQRTGPASVREAMQLAWGYVRDNRIFDIESNRVVDLNDMMIKDFGNIDDYIVTDWEYSNDRITENVSKVIAEGFTPVVVGGDCSIHYPSVRAVHNACEGNIGVIYMDAHCDFYNDLRKYGNLSHGHPCGNIMKLPRVNGDNVIHFGIRAYEKPEFYDYIVNHGSHVMTPQTFYKLGIAESAKEALAILKKNTEKFVISLDIDVFEAAVAPGSAGPEVGGYSSYDLQEFLKILAPEAAGFVITEVNQTTDFNKHTAILAAKLFNDFMIYNYAANSGNWRR; via the coding sequence ATGCAGGCTAATTATGACGTCAATTTCAACACAGATGCAAACGCAAAGTATAAGTATGGCTTTATCGGGACCGAGTGGGACCAGGGCGGCTGCATCGGCCCATCTGGACAGCGCACCGGTCCGGCCTCGGTTCGTGAGGCCATGCAGCTCGCCTGGGGATATGTCCGGGATAACCGGATCTTTGACATCGAATCGAACCGTGTGGTGGATCTGAACGACATGATGATCAAGGACTTTGGTAATATCGACGATTACATCGTTACCGATTGGGAATACAGCAATGACAGGATCACCGAGAATGTCTCCAAGGTCATTGCCGAGGGCTTTACGCCGGTTGTGGTGGGAGGGGACTGTTCGATCCACTACCCAAGTGTGCGCGCTGTTCATAACGCCTGCGAAGGAAACATCGGCGTCATCTATATGGATGCCCACTGCGACTTTTACAACGACCTGCGCAAATACGGCAACCTCTCCCACGGCCATCCCTGCGGCAACATTATGAAGCTTCCGCGCGTCAACGGCGACAACGTGATCCACTTCGGCATCCGCGCCTACGAGAAGCCGGAATTCTATGATTACATTGTGAACCACGGTTCCCATGTGATGACCCCACAGACCTTCTATAAGCTCGGCATCGCTGAGTCGGCCAAAGAAGCCCTTGCGATCCTCAAAAAGAACACGGAAAAATTCGTCATCTCGCTGGACATCGATGTTTTTGAAGCGGCGGTCGCGCCCGGTTCAGCCGGCCCGGAGGTGGGCGGCTATTCCTCCTACGACCTGCAGGAATTCCTCAAGATCCTCGCCCCGGAAGCGGCCGGATTTGTAATCACCGAGGTGAACCAGACCACCGACTTCAATAAGCACACAGCCATCCTTGCGGCAAAGCTCTTCAATGATTTCATGATATATAATTACGCGGCCAACAGCGGAAATTGGAGGAGATAA
- a CDS encoding acetamidase/formamidase family protein, whose amino-acid sequence MDQMKTVPLQTRQFLFDKEAPAVLRVSPGERIRFETEDADVSLIRTENDLYQDFSVLYEKGGGTNPLSGPVYIEGAKPGDTLAVEILRIEPGYWRGEGYTAIFSGLGALQNAAGSLQPPLEPRTKICRIADGFVHFKSHDKKREIKIPTSPFIGTIGVAPKEDRCSSGKMGRDFCGNIDIPAVKAGSTVLLPVNVEGALLSLGDVHACQGDGEITGCALECQAVVEVRVNILPRGRSTCESWPQLLDETYLGVLVPLGAQNLTMAMQYGYAELARVMEKHFGFDLLDAYQLLNLVGEIRVGSEFSCLCRIALAYLTEEK is encoded by the coding sequence ATGGATCAGATGAAAACCGTACCGCTGCAGACGCGGCAGTTCCTCTTTGATAAGGAAGCTCCTGCTGTGCTGCGCGTGTCGCCGGGGGAGCGGATCAGGTTTGAAACCGAGGACGCGGATGTGAGCCTCATCCGGACGGAAAACGACCTCTATCAGGATTTTTCTGTCCTGTATGAAAAAGGCGGCGGCACAAACCCCCTGAGCGGCCCGGTCTATATCGAAGGCGCGAAACCCGGCGACACCCTCGCGGTGGAGATTCTGCGAATTGAACCCGGATACTGGAGAGGGGAGGGTTACACGGCGATCTTTTCGGGGCTGGGCGCACTGCAAAATGCGGCCGGAAGCCTCCAGCCGCCGCTTGAGCCGCGGACCAAGATCTGCCGTATCGCGGATGGCTTTGTCCATTTTAAAAGCCATGACAAAAAGCGGGAGATCAAGATTCCGACCAGCCCTTTCATTGGGACCATTGGGGTTGCGCCGAAGGAGGACCGCTGCTCCTCTGGAAAGATGGGGAGGGACTTCTGCGGGAACATCGATATACCGGCTGTGAAGGCTGGCAGCACGGTGCTTCTGCCGGTAAACGTCGAAGGCGCGCTGCTTTCGCTCGGAGATGTGCACGCCTGCCAGGGCGATGGGGAAATAACCGGCTGCGCGCTCGAATGCCAGGCAGTCGTCGAGGTGCGCGTGAACATTCTTCCGCGTGGACGGTCAACCTGCGAAAGCTGGCCGCAGCTGCTCGATGAAACCTATCTTGGCGTGTTGGTCCCGCTCGGCGCCCAGAACCTCACAATGGCGATGCAGTACGGCTACGCTGAACTCGCCCGTGTGATGGAAAAGCATTTCGGCTTTGACCTGCTCGATGCGTATCAGCTTCTGAACCTTGTGGGCGAGATCCGGGTTGGCAGTGAATTCTCCTGCCTGTGCCGGATTGCCCTGGCCTATCTCACCGAAGAAAAATAA